The Starkeya sp. ORNL1 DNA window GTGAAGGGGCCGGTGTTCGCCGATCACCTCTACGAGCACCCGTCGGACCGGCCTTTCACCGACATCGACATACTCGCCGACGTGAATGATCTCCTGCGCATCGGCGGCGTGGTGGAAGCCTGCGGCTTCGAGCGCGACGCCAAGGCCTGGGACAATTCGGAGCGGTACCAGGAGTATAAATGGTACCTGCGCGGCAACGACTCCATCATGGTCGAAGTGCAGGGCAACATGGTGCATTACCCTGCCCTGCGGCGCCGGCTGTCCTTCGGCTATGCCGAGTTGAAGGCGGCCAGCCCGGGCGATGAGCAATCCGCGGTCGCGATGCTGCTGATCGCGGTGGTGCATGCGCTGGGCGGGCACAAATTCCACCGGCTGCTGTTCGCCGTGGATATCGCCCAGGCGGCGCGCCGGATCAGCGATCCCAGGGAAATGGTCCGCGCGGCCGAAAGGCTCGGCGCCGCGCTCGAGGTCCGCACCGCGCTCAGCGTGACCTCCCGGCTGTTCCAAGATGCCGGGATCGAGGCGCTCGCCCATCATTTCCCCGAGGGCCCGAGGGCGAGGCTGGGCCAGCGGCTGATGAACGAAGATTCCGTGCTGGATGCCATGCCGAAGACCAGCCGGGCCTCCCATCTGCGCCGCCACGGCTTCCGCTGGCTGCAGATGCTGGGGCCCGGCGCGCAGTCCTAGGACCGCTTTCGTTCGGACGGACCGGGCGTCAGTCGATTGAACCCGACACCGCCGCGAGGATCCGCGCGGGCACATTCTCCTGGTCCGCGCCGATGCGCAGCTCGAACACCGGCGAGGAGGCGATCAGCCGCGCCAGCTGGGTCCAGCGCCTCGCCTGGTGCTCCAGCACGCCGGTCCGGCTGCCCCGCACATTGTCGGCCGCCAGCGCCGCCAGCGCCTCGGCCTTGTTCAGGCGGGCGACGCCGCCCGGCTGGTCGGTGCGCGAGAGCATGAACACCCCGACCACGGCGCGCGGGCGCGCATCCTCGATCCGGACGAGCGTGGCCAGCGTGTGGAGCGGCACTTCCTGCTCGTTCTCGCTGTCCCATTGCCCGGTGAGCGAAGGGGCCAGCCACGGCAGCATGCGCGCGGTGTTGGCATGCACCTTGAGATAGCGCGGTATGCCCCACGCCGACATGCCCGCCTCGGTGGGCGCCAGCACCATGGCATCATCCGAGCAGAGGCCGAAGCCGGCACGGGCGAGGTTCAGTGCCGTGGTGGTCTTGCCGGTGCCGCTCGCCGCATAGAGCAGCACGAGATCATCGGTGCCCGGCAGCGTGAGCCCCGCGGCATGCACGCTGGCCTGGCCGAACGAATCGATCGCGGCCTCAAGCGCCAGCATGCCGGCGGTCCCGGCGGCCCGGATCTCCGCGCCATCCAGCGTCGTGAGGTCGGCCACGCGGCCGGAGGGCTGGATGTGCAGCGAGACATCGTCGGCAAGCAGGAGCAGATCGTCCTCGCCCTTGAACAGCGTGTAATCGCCATCGTCGAGCACCGGGCCCGCATAGACGAGCTGGTCGGCGGAGCGGGCGGCATGGAGTGGGCCGCGGCTCACGCGGATGCGGAAGTCCGGCGTTCCCTGCTGCCGGGCGCGCAGCGCCCCGACGAAGGCCTCCAGATGCCCGATCGCGGCCTCGCTGTCGGCCTCGATCTGCAGCACATGGCCGCCCAGCACATATTGGCGAATCACCTGTTCCATCTGCACCGCGGTCACACGCGATGGACGTGGATGGTCACCATGTCCGGATCCTTGTCACTCAGCACCGGCACATTGTCGATGCATACCCAGCAATGCGCGGCGAGCGCCGGAGCGTTCAGCGAATCGGGCTTGATGCCGAACCGCAGCTCGGGCTTCAGCCCGGCCTGCGCCATGTAGCCGAAGGCCAGCAGGCCCTGCCGCAGGCACTTGCGGTCGCGCATCAGGATGGGATTGCGCGTCGCCTTGCGCACCGCCCGGCTGATATAGTGCGCCGGCAGGCCGCTATAGAGCCGGTTCGGCCGGCTCGGAACCACCGCCAGCACATCCTCGAACGACTTGCCGGCGAGCTGGAACGGCAGGAGCCGCGCCGCGAGCCAGAGCTCGGCGCGAAACCTCACCCTTGTGGCCAGCGACAGCGGCATGGTCCTGCTCAGTTGACCCGCCGGATGATCTGCTCGTCCAGCAGCTGGCTCGCCAGCCCGCCGAAATCATCCGAGAGCGTCGCCGAATCGGCTTCGAACTCGACGCCGAGCAGTTCGATCACCTCCGAGAAGGTGCGCTGCCCGTCGAGCTTCGACAGGAACGCCTCGGTCGTCTCGTTGCAAGTGTAGAGCTGGCCGGTGTCGGTGAGCAGCACCACCGCCCCATCGCCGACCGACTGCATGGAAGCGTGGTCCCGGAGCGTGAACACGGCGGACGAATCAATAGCTGGCATGAGCATCAAGTCTCCGCTGCCATCGGCTCCCTCGGGGGCCGCAGGCGGCGCAATGGATGAACCGGCCCGACAAGTCGAGCCGATTCACCAACATGAACTGTAGGCGCGGCTTAGTCGATCTTGCCCTTCTTGCCGGAGAAATTGGCTCCGGCCGTAACAATCGACAAGATCTGAGCCCTGATCAGCTTCGGCGTCTCATAAGTCTTCCGCATAATCATTCCCCCAAATGGTTAGCCAGATGAGGATCAATTCATTGAAGGCGCTCCGTCAACCGTACCTGAGTAGTCACCCCCATCTTCCGGGAGGGGTGTTGCACGGGCGCCGCGCGGCTATCAACTTGCTGCACCGCGGCATTTGGCTCGCGAAGGGAATTGCGATGCGGCTGCCTCGACGCATTGCCCCAGCGATATGATCTAAAGACCGGCCGGTATCTCCAGCCCGCACCACTGACGTCAAGTTGCAGGCGCCTGCCAGCGATAAGGTCCGCCGCGCCGGCGTCCTCGACCATGTACATCGGGTTCACGTAGCGCATGTCGATGACTGCAGCGCCGATCTCAATCCGGCTGGCCTTCGCACCAACCGCCGCGAGCAGCAGAAAGGGCGAGGCGAGCTAGTGCGCGAAATGGTGGACACGGAAATACGCCCCGTCCGCCCTCAGCTCTTAGGCGGCGACGGCAAGTTCGATGGACTGCAGCAGCGTGGCGGTGGCCGAGCGGGTCTGCGAATGGGTGGAGGGCGACCAATGGCCGAAGGAGAGGAAACCGATCTTCTTCGAGTGGGCACCGGGGAATTGCGTGACGGGCATGGGTTCTGGTGCCCCGTCAGTTGATCGCCGGCGTGCGATTTGTGATGCCTCGCGATCCGCAATTTTGCAGAACCGATGACGCATCAATGCAGTGGCCCTTCGCGTGGTTGGTTGGAGGTTTCCGGTTCTGACTGCCCCTAGATGCGCTCAACCCGACGATCCCACCAAGTGCTTGCCGGCTCAATTGAGACCACAACGGAAGCGATCAGGCTGGCGGACCCTGAAGGGCAGCGAAGTGAAATCCCATCTTTTCGTCGTCCGAGAAGAATTGCGATACGCCGTCCAGCCTAATCGATGACAGGAGTTTATTGTCCAGGCAATCGGCTAGATGTAAGTGTTGCTCATCGTCCGGCCGCGAAAACCGTGAGTGCTGCCACCAGGTACTGGGAAAGTAGAATTTTGCCATTAATAAACCGAAGCTCTTGGGCGAAAGCTTGCGGGCAGATGGCCAACGGTCTTCGCCTGACATGCCAATATGGAAGTGGGCGCCCGGATGCTGAACATTCCGATATTGTGACCCGCTGTACTCGAAACGAACCCGCGGAATGAAGATTTTCGAGGGGATTTCGGTGAGGAGTTCGGAAAATTCCTCATCGCTCAGAAGTCCTTCGTCACGTTCCTTTTCGAGATCTCGATAGAATTCGATCGCTTCTGGGGAGCCGCTTAACCTCGGGTTTGGATAGTAGGCTAGTGCATATTCGGACGGGCTCATGTGGGAGAACTGGAAGTAGGAAAAGTCGGTAAGCAGAAGATTATAGTGAGATAGCGAAAGTCCGCGGTCATAGACTGCGGTATAATCCTTGGTGGTGAGATTAAGCTTATTGAATTCCATCGACCGAGGCAATGAAATCTCATAGACGGTCGAGCGCCATAAATCTTGCTCAACGAAGAAGTTTATCGCGGATCGAATGCTGGCGTTGAACTCGCCGATTTCCATTCACTCTTCCTCGATTAATCGGGCCATGTCCTCGTCCGACAGCTTTAGTTCTTGTTTCATGCGCTCCACTCGGCGCTTTGCTTCGATGATGCGGGCATGCTTTTCTTCGAGGCCGCGTTGGATGGTATTAAGACTCGTCATGTCCGGCATGGTGAAATGAATCCTCGGACTCCGGGCGAGCGCCGTGGCTACCTCTTGGGCAAGATTCGAGAACGTCTTGCTGCGATAACCGAAAATCCGAAGCCACCCTTTGGTGCGGGTGAACGCGACAAATAGCTTGTTGCGGCCGGTTCTGGTCTCGAGAACCGCGGCGTCTGCGCCCAGCACAATGACTACCGCCGCCTCGTTTCCCTTTGCCCGGTAGACCGTGCTCAAGGTGACTTTGCCCTCAATTCGAAAAGCTGGCTCGCTGTAGGGGTCATTTATAATGTTGTTGCAGGATATTTCCGCTTCGATCAGGGATTTGGAAAGCTTCGCGAAATATGTCCTGGCTGATTTGTCGTCTAGGCACACAATGAGAATGTCGTCCGCCTTCAGGCCTTTACCGACGAAGGAACGGACTTCCGCCGCAGCAAGAGCGACCTCTTCGTCGATGTCATCCGCGGCGACAATTTCCACCAGCTTCACGTCATGAGGGGTTTCCAGTGTACTCGGGCTGTTTATAGTCGGCCTTTCGACGGTACATTCGCTGCCGACGGTGAAGTCGCCGTCCACAACGTCGTAGCCTACATCTTCCCAGTGCTTGGCATTTTCGAGCATCTGAACCGTCTTCCGATAGACGCCGAAGCCTATCGCATGGGCCAGCACTAGAACGTCCCTTTGATTGCGATAAGCGCGCTGAAGGACAAAGTCATTCGTGTCAGTGCCTGCCGGGAGGCTCCGGGTGAGCGAGATTCTTGGTTGTCCGTCGCGATCGCTGCCAAAAAGCTGGTCTGGTTCGCGTACTTTAACGTCAAACACGTTCTGAAGCTCGTCGTAGGCCCAGATGATCTGCTTTTCATCTCGCCCTCCTTTCGCAAGGAAAAAGCACATCTGATAAAAGCTATCCGGGAAGTCCTGGCCTTCATCAACCAGTATGACATCATAGTAAGGGGTGAGGGCGCCAGCTTTGACAAGTTCGCGGCATACTGTCCCGAATGGGTCTGCCACACCGCGAACATCGCTGAAAGTCCGTGGCGCCAAACCCTCACGAATGCTTGCGTCGCGATAAACGCCCGGCACGTTTGCGCGGCCCCATCCGTGCCGCACATGTACGTTCTCCCAATTCGGATCGACCTCCGCGAAATGGCGATGAAAACGCGTTATCAAGCGTTCGATGATGTCGCGTAGGCTACGGGTGTAATAGGTGATGAGTATCTTGGCATCGGGATTTTCAATGTGGGCTAATGCCGCCTTCATGGCCAGGATTACCGTCTTGCCTGTCCCGGCAAGACCTCTGATCCGCTGGGGACCACGAATGGCAGTCAGCGCGACTGATCGTTGCGTCGCATCGAAATTGTAGATTACGGCTTCGAGGTCGTGAAACGCGCGTGCCACCGGATGGAGTTCATCGTCATCCTCAATTTCCGACAACTGCCCGAGCGCTTTGGAGCCTTCGATGATGGCCTGCACCTCTGCGTGCTGCTCGGCAGTTAGGGGGCCACTTTCTTCCTTAAGAAGGCGAACGAGTTCGCCCTCGTTATGAACAAGTTCCACCTCATCTTCGCTCAGATCGTCCTCGCTCAGGTTGGGAGCATAGACCACCGGAACGACGTCGAAGATGAGACGTCGGCGCTTTTTCAGCTGAAGGCTCTTGCCCATCAGCGATTCAGTTGACGCGGCTGCTTGTAAAATACTTAGAGCGTCTCGGCGCACGTCCTTGGCATTGTCGGAGAGCGAAATTTTGACCAGCTTGACGCCATGAACATTGCTAAAAATCGTTAGATCGGCGCTGTGTGTGCGGCCATCGTAATCTTTGACCTTAGGCCATCCCGCATAGAGAATGATCTGGTCGTCGACCGAATAAACCTCACCATCGCGGATTTTCTTGATTACTTGCGCCGCGATGCTGCTGGTCGGTTGTCGGCTGACGGTTGGAATGTAGGATATGGCCATTAAGCGCTCTCATGCGAAGGTCCGCGAAGGTATGAGTATGAGCTGACGGTCGCAAGCCCTCGTTGAGGGCCGTGTGTTCACTCGATATGTGTCCTTTCGGTCACGTCAGCAACCCGCTTTCAAATTGTCAGGATTGCATTCTAACGGCCAGCATGACGTGCGAAGCCGAATGTCCGCTGACGACCCGATGTCTGTCCTTGGTGCTGACGCGAAGGTCGGCTCTTGGCGGCGCAGTGCGGACGGTGTTGATCAGGTCCTGCTGTGACAGGCGCTTCATTGCATGCCCGCAAGGCCTGGGGGCTCGATGATTGAGGACCCAGCCACCTCGGCGGGGGCAAGCCCCTGCCGAGGTAGGTCACTCGACCGTCACGGCCCGAGCATTTGGAGGGCCGTCTGGGAGTCGCCTCGTTGAGCGCAACTCGTCGATCAAAGTCTAGCTTATTGCAGCGAACAATGTCCAATGGGCGGTTGCCATAGTGGAGGTTCAGAATCCCAATGCCGCTGCCTCGCTCCCCGTATCTAAACGCACGATTCGCCGCGGCAATTGAACACTTCGGCGCCGATCTAAAATCCTCTGCGGGCATCACCCATTCGGTCGTCAAAGGTAGTGAGCGGGAACAGAGCCTGACAAAGTTTATGCGGGAGCGCCTCCCCGACCGGTTCGGGGTCACCACGGGCGAAGTCGTCGATCTGAACGGTGAGACGGCGCCGCAACTTGATATTCTTATTTACGACCGATACGCCGACTTTCCTTTTAACAGTGGGAATCAGTCCATCCTCGCGGCAGAGGCACTCTTGGCCAGCGTGGAGATCAAATCCAAGCTGACGTCGTCTGAACTCAGAAAATGCGCGGGCGCGGCCCGAAAGCTTCGGCAACTGAGGCCATACAATCGCGAATTGGGCGCCCGCGATGTAGGAAAGTTTGACGATGGCAAGAAGCGGGCGCGGTATATGCACTGTGTCTTTGCGTTCGACACTGATTTGACTGCCCCGAGATGGCCCCAGAACGAGGTCAAGCGGTTCGACAATGAAGTCGGCTCTGAGCATCTGATCGACGCCTTGTATATCTTAGGACGCGGTGTTGTGAACTTCAACTACCGAAAGGCGCGCTCCGAGGATGATAGCGGGGGTGCCATCACCAGCTTCTACTTTACCGTCCTAAATTTCGTATTACGCGAAGCGGATCGTCGCCAACCGACACCCTACGATCGGTACGTGACCCACAACGTGAGGAGCTGGAGAGATATCTAGTTCAGGTGGCCCCGCCCATTTCGGTGAGGAACATTGGCTTCGTGCGCATTCCGAGGGGACGTCCCAGCTTCCCTCGACGTTCCTCGGCAAGGGAGTAATCTCTACGTTCAGCCAGCACAATCGCGTCGAGCACGTCTGCTCACAAGCTGGGATCCGATGACCGCTTGTGGCGCAGCGGACCATTACCGAGATTGGATTCGTTGCGAGAGATTGACGCGCTGATCGAAGGAGAGGCACCTAGCGCTCCGTCAGTGCAAATCGACACCGATTGCCCTCCCCCGTCATTGCTCCAGATCAACGCGCTCCGCTCCTTTCCATGGTGTCTCCGCAATAGCCGGAGCCGCCTTTATGAATCTCGCCACCGCCGACAAGCCGCCACCCAGGACCGTCGCGCCCGCACCCGACATCGCGGACGAGGACGACCTGCCGCTCTATGAGGCGCGCCGGCGCATCTATCCGATCGCGGTGCGCGGGCGGTTTCGGACCATCAAGTGGGTGATCCTCGCGGTCACGCTCGGCATCTATTATTTCCTGCCGTTCGTGCGCTGGGACCGCGGGCCGAATGCGCCCTCGCAGGCGGTGCTGGTCGATTTCCCGAACAGCCGGTTCTATTTCTTCTTCATCGAGATCTGGCCGCAGGAATTCTACTACCTCACCGGCCTCTTGATCCTCGCCGCTTTGGTGCTGTTCTTCATGAACGCGGTCGCCGGGCGGGTGTGGTGCGGGTATCTGTGCCCGCAGACGGTGTGGACCGATCTGTTCCAGTCCATCGAGCGCATGGTGGAGGGCGATCCGCGCGAGCGGCGTGAGAAGCTGAAGCACGCCTCGAAGTTGCAGCGCGCCTTCGAGGCCGCGGCCAAGCACGTGCTCTGGCTGATGGTGGCGTGGTGGACCGGCGGCGCCTGGGTGCTCTATTTCGCCGATGCGCCGACGCTGGCCATGCAACTGCTCACCGGCACCGCGCCCGGCGTCGCCTATCTGTGGATCGGCATCCTCACCGCCACCACCTACGTGCTCGCCGGCCACATGCGCGAGCAGGTCTGCACCTATATGTGCCCGTGGCCGCGCATCCAGGCCGCGCTCACCGACGAATACGCCCTAAACGTCACCTATCGCTATGATCGCGGCGAGCCGCGCGGCTCCTTCAAGAAGACGCAGGCCCTCAAGCTGGAAGGCCTGCCGGCCGGTGATTGCGTCGATTGCAAGCAGTGCGTCGCCGCCTGCCCCACCGGGGTCGACATACGCGAGGGCGCGCAGCTCGGCTGCATCCAGTGCGGCCTGTGCATCGATGCCTGCGACACGGTGATGGCCAAGCTGATGCGGCCGACCGGCCTCATTGCCTATGACACCGACATGAACGTGCAGGCGCGCATGCAG harbors:
- a CDS encoding nucleotidyltransferase family protein, whose protein sequence is MTRQRSSLAPDEKRLLCFHADPRNPPPETLDWPEPMFERILDAAQDHGVLAIVWRKLRGPSRAAASSEGFRKRLARIEEEHTLGVGQSMLLRHHAARISKLLREQGIPAEIVKGPVFADHLYEHPSDRPFTDIDILADVNDLLRIGGVVEACGFERDAKAWDNSERYQEYKWYLRGNDSIMVEVQGNMVHYPALRRRLSFGYAELKAASPGDEQSAVAMLLIAVVHALGGHKFHRLLFAVDIAQAARRISDPREMVRAAERLGAALEVRTALSVTSRLFQDAGIEALAHHFPEGPRARLGQRLMNEDSVLDAMPKTSRASHLRRHGFRWLQMLGPGAQS
- a CDS encoding lasso peptide biosynthesis B2 protein, producing MPLSLATRVRFRAELWLAARLLPFQLAGKSFEDVLAVVPSRPNRLYSGLPAHYISRAVRKATRNPILMRDRKCLRQGLLAFGYMAQAGLKPELRFGIKPDSLNAPALAAHCWVCIDNVPVLSDKDPDMVTIHVHRV
- a CDS encoding PqqD family protein, coding for MPAIDSSAVFTLRDHASMQSVGDGAVVLLTDTGQLYTCNETTEAFLSKLDGQRTFSEVIELLGVEFEADSATLSDDFGGLASQLLDEQIIRRVN
- a CDS encoding DUF2290 domain-containing protein; this translates as MEIGEFNASIRSAINFFVEQDLWRSTVYEISLPRSMEFNKLNLTTKDYTAVYDRGLSLSHYNLLLTDFSYFQFSHMSPSEYALAYYPNPRLSGSPEAIEFYRDLEKERDEGLLSDEEFSELLTEIPSKIFIPRVRFEYSGSQYRNVQHPGAHFHIGMSGEDRWPSARKLSPKSFGLLMAKFYFPSTWWQHSRFSRPDDEQHLHLADCLDNKLLSSIRLDGVSQFFSDDEKMGFHFAALQGPPA
- a CDS encoding ATP-binding domain-containing protein — translated: MAISYIPTVSRQPTSSIAAQVIKKIRDGEVYSVDDQIILYAGWPKVKDYDGRTHSADLTIFSNVHGVKLVKISLSDNAKDVRRDALSILQAAASTESLMGKSLQLKKRRRLIFDVVPVVYAPNLSEDDLSEDEVELVHNEGELVRLLKEESGPLTAEQHAEVQAIIEGSKALGQLSEIEDDDELHPVARAFHDLEAVIYNFDATQRSVALTAIRGPQRIRGLAGTGKTVILAMKAALAHIENPDAKILITYYTRSLRDIIERLITRFHRHFAEVDPNWENVHVRHGWGRANVPGVYRDASIREGLAPRTFSDVRGVADPFGTVCRELVKAGALTPYYDVILVDEGQDFPDSFYQMCFFLAKGGRDEKQIIWAYDELQNVFDVKVREPDQLFGSDRDGQPRISLTRSLPAGTDTNDFVLQRAYRNQRDVLVLAHAIGFGVYRKTVQMLENAKHWEDVGYDVVDGDFTVGSECTVERPTINSPSTLETPHDVKLVEIVAADDIDEEVALAAAEVRSFVGKGLKADDILIVCLDDKSARTYFAKLSKSLIEAEISCNNIINDPYSEPAFRIEGKVTLSTVYRAKGNEAAVVIVLGADAAVLETRTGRNKLFVAFTRTKGWLRIFGYRSKTFSNLAQEVATALARSPRIHFTMPDMTSLNTIQRGLEEKHARIIEAKRRVERMKQELKLSDEDMARLIEEE
- a CDS encoding DUF6602 domain-containing protein; this encodes MPLPRSPYLNARFAAAIEHFGADLKSSAGITHSVVKGSEREQSLTKFMRERLPDRFGVTTGEVVDLNGETAPQLDILIYDRYADFPFNSGNQSILAAEALLASVEIKSKLTSSELRKCAGAARKLRQLRPYNRELGARDVGKFDDGKKRARYMHCVFAFDTDLTAPRWPQNEVKRFDNEVGSEHLIDALYILGRGVVNFNYRKARSEDDSGGAITSFYFTVLNFVLREADRRQPTPYDRYVTHNVRSWRDI
- the ccoG gene encoding cytochrome c oxidase accessory protein CcoG, giving the protein MNLATADKPPPRTVAPAPDIADEDDLPLYEARRRIYPIAVRGRFRTIKWVILAVTLGIYYFLPFVRWDRGPNAPSQAVLVDFPNSRFYFFFIEIWPQEFYYLTGLLILAALVLFFMNAVAGRVWCGYLCPQTVWTDLFQSIERMVEGDPRERREKLKHASKLQRAFEAAAKHVLWLMVAWWTGGAWVLYFADAPTLAMQLLTGTAPGVAYLWIGILTATTYVLAGHMREQVCTYMCPWPRIQAALTDEYALNVTYRYDRGEPRGSFKKTQALKLEGLPAGDCVDCKQCVAACPTGVDIREGAQLGCIQCGLCIDACDTVMAKLMRPTGLIAYDTDMNVQARMQGKPEQRRVARPRTLLYAALILVTGGIMLVSLATRANETLAVIHDRNPLFVRLSDGAIRNAYTIRIVNKELAARRFSVAVEGVPGARLEVVGEAHMPAGATEALPVLTVGPDQTFEARVLVSTHAPLPMGASLTATFRITDLDSQVVATAPDHFKGP